In Halobaculum limi, one DNA window encodes the following:
- a CDS encoding DUF4112 domain-containing protein, which translates to MTDLDSLTMDLPDSAAEPALRRLQTVARVMDEAVRVPGTDIRVGLDPVLGVLPGAGDAVAAGVSLYIVAEAANLGVPLTTIVRMLGNVAADVALGSIPVVGPLFDVVIKANAWNVAHIEEFVADATAGEEEAGSDADDEAIVIEIEEA; encoded by the coding sequence GTGACCGACCTCGACTCGCTGACGATGGACCTACCCGACTCGGCAGCGGAACCGGCGCTGCGCCGCCTGCAGACGGTCGCACGCGTGATGGACGAAGCCGTGCGCGTCCCAGGGACCGATATCCGCGTCGGCCTCGACCCAGTCCTCGGGGTACTCCCGGGCGCGGGCGACGCCGTCGCTGCCGGCGTCTCGCTGTACATCGTCGCGGAGGCGGCGAATCTCGGCGTCCCGCTCACGACCATCGTGCGGATGCTCGGGAACGTCGCCGCCGACGTCGCCCTCGGCTCCATCCCCGTCGTCGGTCCCCTGTTCGACGTCGTGATCAAGGCGAACGCCTGGAACGTCGCCCACATCGAGGAGTTCGTCGCCGACGCGACGGCGGGCGAGGAAGAGGCTGGCAGCGACGCGGACGACGAGGCGATCGTCATCGAGATAGAGGAGGCGTAA
- a CDS encoding DUF7528 family protein, whose amino-acid sequence MTREAAAELHESLGAALTERREFFRTAGEFRADGTYVVSRKSAESAGNAKVFDSFDALRRLYDRLPDQFDAEDVGRTGITGSRRHMVIRHFAEHPAFDCSIHRRNPLSARKMEGSEE is encoded by the coding sequence CTGACTCGAGAGGCAGCAGCCGAATTACACGAATCGCTGGGCGCGGCCCTGACCGAGCGACGGGAGTTCTTCCGTACCGCCGGGGAGTTCCGCGCTGACGGTACCTACGTCGTCTCTCGGAAGTCGGCCGAGTCCGCGGGCAACGCCAAGGTGTTCGACTCCTTCGACGCCCTGCGTCGCCTGTACGACCGCTTGCCCGACCAGTTCGACGCCGAGGACGTCGGGAGAACCGGGATCACCGGGTCGCGTCGGCACATGGTGATCCGCCACTTCGCCGAACACCCGGCGTTCGACTGTTCGATCCATCGACGAAACCCGTTGAGTGCGCGGAAGATGGAGGGCTCAGAAGAGTAG
- a CDS encoding phosphate signaling complex PhoU family protein yields the protein METRKVQRLGPSTLAMTLPAEWAKEQNVKKGDEVSLRMGGKGTLTVLPESASTEDAEATLHADNLDADALERAILAQYVLGRRVINITTEDGALGSDHINAVYKAETQLMGLGVIEETPENIAIRCSVDPEDFSLDNLLERLENTGSTMRGEAVKALAHGNADLAQRALNRERQANKIFVLLLRLIFTAYQNPNLARAVGLDSGFPLIGYRSIAKNLELIADNAEDIAEIAMEAEGNTLDVDDATMRRIRDFTDQVDEITAMAVESAVKRDYALTIEVKYLFRELKDREQDILSDLPEMSNAQLLQVREVLVSLQETAQYAMRVAEVAANLALNEENEFVTIE from the coding sequence ATGGAAACGCGGAAAGTCCAGCGGCTCGGGCCCTCGACGCTGGCGATGACGCTGCCGGCGGAGTGGGCGAAAGAACAGAACGTCAAGAAGGGCGACGAGGTGTCGCTTCGGATGGGCGGCAAGGGGACGTTGACCGTTCTGCCGGAGTCGGCCAGCACCGAGGACGCGGAGGCGACGCTGCACGCCGACAACCTCGACGCCGACGCTCTCGAACGTGCTATCCTCGCGCAGTACGTCCTCGGGCGGCGCGTCATCAACATCACGACGGAGGACGGTGCGCTCGGTTCCGACCACATCAACGCCGTCTACAAGGCCGAGACGCAGTTGATGGGACTCGGTGTCATCGAGGAGACCCCCGAGAACATCGCCATCCGCTGTTCGGTCGACCCCGAAGACTTCTCGCTCGACAACCTCCTCGAGCGACTGGAGAACACCGGGTCGACGATGCGCGGCGAGGCCGTGAAGGCGCTGGCCCACGGCAACGCAGACCTCGCACAACGGGCGCTCAACCGCGAGCGACAGGCGAACAAGATCTTCGTCCTCCTGCTTCGCCTCATCTTCACCGCCTACCAGAATCCCAACCTCGCGCGAGCGGTCGGCCTCGACTCGGGGTTCCCGCTCATCGGCTACCGCTCGATCGCGAAGAACCTCGAACTCATCGCGGACAACGCCGAGGATATTGCCGAGATCGCGATGGAGGCCGAGGGCAACACGCTCGACGTCGACGACGCGACGATGCGTCGCATCCGCGACTTCACCGACCAGGTCGACGAGATCACCGCGATGGCCGTCGAGTCGGCGGTCAAGCGCGATTACGCGCTCACCATCGAAGTGAAGTACCTCTTCCGCGAGTTGAAAGACCGCGAACAGGACATCCTCTCAGACCTCCCCGAGATGTCGAACGCGCAGTTGCTGCAGGTGCGTGAAGTGCTCGTCAGCCTCCAAGAGACGGCGCAGTACGCGATGCGGGTCGCCGAAGTCGCCGCGAACCTCGCACTCAACGAGGAGAACGAGTTTGTCACTATCGAGTGA
- a CDS encoding acyl-CoA dehydrogenase family protein codes for MNFDLPAEHRMIRDQVREFCEEEIAPIAQDIEDEHRFPQEIFDELGALDVMGVPISEEYGGLGGDTLMYSVIAEELGRVSGGIGLSYVAHTSLGAKPLELFGTHEQKAEWLRPLAEGEGLGAWALTEPGSGSDASDMDTMAEKDGDEYVIDGTKQFITNANVANSVLVKAVTDPEAGYDGISTFIVDPENDDGFHVETVWDKMGLNCSPTCEIRLDEVRVPEDRLLGNEGEGWKQTMKTLDGGRISIAALSTGLAQGAYEAAKEYSGEREQFGKPISKFDAVRDKVVDMYRKTERARLLTHKAATMYDNGEDVTKASALAKLDASEAARKVAEDAVQVHGGYGYTTDFPPQRFYRDAKLMEIGEGTSEIQHLVIGRQLGL; via the coding sequence GTGAACTTCGATCTGCCCGCGGAACACCGGATGATCCGCGACCAAGTCCGCGAGTTCTGCGAGGAGGAGATCGCCCCCATCGCGCAGGACATCGAGGACGAACACCGTTTCCCGCAGGAGATATTCGACGAACTCGGCGCACTCGACGTGATGGGCGTCCCGATCAGCGAGGAGTACGGCGGTCTCGGGGGCGACACGCTGATGTACTCGGTCATCGCCGAGGAACTCGGTCGCGTCTCCGGCGGCATCGGCCTCTCGTACGTGGCCCACACCTCGCTGGGTGCGAAGCCTCTCGAACTGTTCGGCACCCACGAACAGAAAGCGGAGTGGCTCCGACCGCTCGCAGAGGGCGAGGGCCTGGGTGCCTGGGCGCTCACCGAACCCGGCTCGGGGTCGGACGCCTCCGACATGGACACGATGGCCGAGAAAGACGGCGACGAGTACGTCATCGACGGCACCAAGCAGTTCATCACGAACGCGAACGTCGCCAACTCCGTCCTCGTGAAGGCCGTCACCGACCCCGAGGCGGGCTACGACGGCATCTCGACGTTCATCGTCGACCCCGAGAACGACGACGGGTTCCACGTCGAGACGGTGTGGGACAAGATGGGCCTCAACTGCTCGCCCACCTGTGAGATCCGACTCGACGAGGTGCGGGTCCCCGAGGACCGCCTCCTCGGCAACGAAGGCGAAGGCTGGAAACAGACGATGAAGACGCTCGACGGCGGGCGCATCTCTATCGCCGCCCTCTCGACGGGCCTCGCGCAGGGCGCGTACGAGGCGGCCAAAGAGTACTCGGGCGAACGCGAGCAGTTCGGCAAGCCCATCTCGAAGTTCGACGCCGTCCGCGACAAGGTGGTCGACATGTACCGCAAGACCGAGCGTGCCCGTCTGCTCACCCACAAGGCGGCGACGATGTACGACAACGGCGAAGACGTGACGAAGGCGTCGGCGCTCGCGAAACTCGACGCCAGCGAGGCCGCCCGGAAGGTCGCCGAGGACGCCGTGCAGGTGCACGGCGGCTACGGCTACACCACCGACTTCCCGCCCCAGCGGTTCTACCGTGACGCGAAACTGATGGAGATCGGTGAGGGGACCAGCGAGATCCAACATCTCGTCATCGGACGGCAACTCGGCCTCTAA
- a CDS encoding RIO1 family regulatory kinase/ATPase domain-containing protein, which translates to MDVQRLLRGTVEWDRLEAVARHLAARYGDGEAHVEFIDADNWLSTPFLLHTGGEEFFVKVVSRQNSLVHALFTAGRNIGAFSSGTEGFFGHFGTPAEMVRHELEATERMRAIGVNAPEPVEALEVDGLGVLVVEYLPAFRPLDELDVALERELAPDLFRALRRLHDEGLAHGDLRAENVLILDGDLYFIDATSVREPGVLDAREYDLACGLAALEPLIGAADAVAAALTVYDAEDVLGAREYLDFVAIRPDHDFDAPGLKGEIEKRVAERSEATERANGERREP; encoded by the coding sequence ATGGACGTCCAGCGCCTCCTCCGCGGGACGGTCGAGTGGGACCGACTGGAGGCGGTCGCCCGGCACCTCGCCGCCCGCTATGGCGACGGCGAGGCGCACGTCGAGTTCATCGACGCCGACAACTGGCTGTCCACGCCGTTTCTCCTGCACACCGGCGGCGAGGAGTTCTTCGTGAAAGTCGTCAGCCGGCAGAACTCCCTCGTCCACGCGCTGTTCACCGCCGGGCGCAACATCGGGGCGTTCTCGTCGGGTACAGAGGGATTCTTCGGGCACTTCGGGACACCCGCGGAGATGGTCCGCCACGAGTTGGAGGCGACTGAGCGGATGCGCGCCATCGGCGTCAACGCGCCCGAACCCGTGGAGGCGCTGGAGGTGGACGGTCTGGGCGTCCTCGTCGTCGAGTACCTCCCCGCGTTCCGTCCGCTGGACGAACTCGACGTGGCGCTGGAGCGGGAACTCGCGCCGGACCTGTTTCGCGCCCTGCGTCGCCTCCACGATGAGGGCCTCGCCCACGGCGACCTCCGCGCCGAAAACGTCCTCATCCTCGACGGCGACCTCTACTTCATCGACGCGACGAGCGTGCGCGAACCCGGTGTGCTCGACGCCCGCGAGTACGACCTCGCCTGTGGGCTGGCGGCGTTGGAACCGCTCATCGGAGCCGCGGACGCGGTCGCGGCGGCGCTGACGGTGTACGACGCCGAAGACGTCCTCGGTGCCCGCGAGTATCTCGACTTCGTCGCCATCCGCCCGGACCACGACTTCGACGCGCCGGGGCTGAAAGGCGAGATAGAGAAGCGCGTGGCCGAGCGAAGCGAGGCCACGGAACGAGCGAACGGTGAGCGACGCGAGCCGTGA
- a CDS encoding carbon-nitrogen family hydrolase — protein MTVRLALAQLEVRAADRDGNLDRALAAIERAADRGADLVSLPELWDVGYFAFEAYGRGAEPLSGPTLTRIREAARDHDIAVLAGSIVEDLEASAADGEAVPDDTGLANTAVLFDADGDRRSVYRKHHLFGYESAETRLLTPGEELPVVDLLGFRVAVTTCYDLRFPEQFRRLAADGADLVLVPSAWPYPRVEHWRTLPQARAIENLAYVATINGSGSFEEADLLGRSTVYDPWGTTVASAGDEPTLVVTDIDPDRVASVREEFPALRDRRDYETRRD, from the coding sequence ATGACCGTCCGCCTCGCACTCGCGCAGTTGGAAGTGCGCGCCGCCGACCGCGACGGCAACCTCGACCGTGCGCTCGCGGCCATCGAACGCGCCGCCGACCGCGGGGCCGACCTCGTCTCCCTCCCGGAACTGTGGGACGTCGGCTACTTCGCGTTCGAGGCGTACGGACGGGGCGCAGAACCGCTCTCGGGCCCGACGCTCACCCGAATTCGCGAGGCTGCCCGCGACCACGACATCGCCGTCCTCGCCGGCTCTATCGTCGAGGACTTGGAAGCGAGCGCCGCCGACGGCGAGGCAGTCCCCGACGACACCGGACTCGCCAACACGGCCGTCCTGTTCGACGCCGACGGCGACCGACGCTCGGTGTACCGCAAACACCACCTGTTCGGCTACGAGTCCGCGGAGACGCGACTGCTCACTCCTGGCGAGGAACTCCCCGTCGTCGACCTCCTCGGCTTCCGCGTGGCCGTGACGACGTGTTACGACCTCCGCTTCCCCGAGCAGTTCCGTCGCCTCGCCGCCGACGGCGCGGACCTCGTCCTCGTCCCGAGTGCGTGGCCGTACCCGCGCGTCGAACACTGGCGAACGCTCCCGCAGGCGCGGGCCATCGAGAACCTCGCGTACGTCGCGACCATCAACGGCTCCGGGTCCTTCGAGGAGGCCGACCTCCTGGGCCGGTCGACCGTCTACGACCCGTGGGGGACGACCGTCGCCTCCGCCGGCGACGAACCGACGCTCGTCGTCACGGACATCGACCCCGACCGAGTCGCGTCGGTTCGCGAGGAGTTCCCAGCACTTCGCGACAGACGGGACTACGAGACGCGACGAGACTGA
- a CDS encoding DUF7123 family protein produces MTEYTDEEKRILAYLRDSVSRGEEYFRAKNIAEAIGLSAKQVGARLPTLAEKADEVDIEKWGRARSTTWRVELP; encoded by the coding sequence ATGACGGAGTACACCGACGAGGAGAAACGAATCCTCGCATACCTGCGCGACAGCGTCTCCCGGGGAGAAGAGTACTTCCGGGCGAAGAACATCGCGGAGGCCATCGGCCTCTCCGCTAAGCAGGTCGGCGCTCGCCTGCCGACGCTCGCCGAGAAGGCCGACGAAGTCGACATCGAGAAGTGGGGTCGCGCACGGTCGACGACGTGGCGCGTCGAACTCCCCTGA
- a CDS encoding LEA type 2 family protein, with product MRNSESSHDEPDGRDRGLSTVRVVLVAVVVLVASVGGAFALGVVGTPSVVGVDNRFGQVTNETTVVQSDLVVNNPNPIGVQLSGVSADYAVAMNGITMAEGSKEGVDVDTGNTSIPFNTDLNNSKIPAWWVSHVQNGEATDLQVDATVRSSLIGQEYSTQVTRDVDTSIIEAFRTSEEKPLNASSPLVSDPVLILERTEADWGTVNNETTQVEMTLYLHNPKSYPIVVSEIGYDIYMNNITMGNGSAGRTTAIPPGETVPIEATTAIRTQRLDEWWVSHLQQDQVTNLRMPFYLVIDLSNAGGGEQRIQLDGYERTIETDIFGTKGETANGGNDSSGGDDSANDDGSTETASDESGSGTSTESGTTTTSDGGGDESTATPTATPTATPTETPGSGTTTEDDGILAFEGGAF from the coding sequence ATGCGTAACTCGGAGTCGAGCCACGACGAACCCGACGGACGCGACCGGGGATTGTCGACCGTTCGAGTCGTCCTCGTGGCGGTCGTCGTCCTCGTCGCGTCGGTCGGTGGGGCGTTCGCCCTCGGCGTCGTCGGGACACCGTCTGTCGTCGGCGTAGACAACCGGTTCGGTCAGGTGACGAACGAGACGACGGTCGTGCAAAGCGACCTCGTCGTGAACAACCCCAACCCCATCGGGGTGCAGTTGTCGGGTGTCTCCGCCGACTACGCGGTGGCGATGAACGGCATCACGATGGCCGAGGGGAGCAAGGAGGGAGTCGACGTGGACACCGGCAACACCTCTATCCCGTTCAACACGGATCTGAACAACAGCAAGATTCCCGCGTGGTGGGTGAGTCACGTCCAGAATGGTGAGGCGACAGACCTGCAGGTGGACGCGACTGTTCGCTCGTCGCTGATCGGACAAGAGTACTCGACGCAGGTGACGCGCGACGTCGACACTTCGATCATCGAGGCGTTCCGCACGAGCGAGGAGAAACCGCTGAACGCGAGTTCGCCGCTCGTCTCTGACCCCGTGTTGATCCTCGAACGCACCGAGGCGGACTGGGGGACGGTGAACAACGAGACGACGCAGGTGGAGATGACGCTGTACCTCCACAACCCCAAGTCGTACCCCATCGTCGTCTCCGAGATCGGGTATGACATTTACATGAACAACATCACGATGGGCAACGGGAGCGCCGGACGGACGACGGCTATCCCGCCGGGCGAGACGGTTCCCATCGAGGCGACGACCGCCATCCGGACTCAGCGTCTCGACGAGTGGTGGGTGTCACACCTCCAGCAGGATCAGGTGACGAACCTGCGGATGCCGTTCTACCTCGTCATCGACCTCTCGAACGCGGGAGGCGGCGAACAGCGGATCCAACTCGACGGCTACGAACGGACCATCGAGACGGACATCTTCGGCACGAAGGGTGAGACGGCGAACGGGGGGAACGACTCGTCGGGCGGCGACGACTCGGCGAACGACGACGGCAGCACCGAGACCGCGAGTGACGAGAGCGGATCCGGCACCAGCACAGAATCCGGCACAACTACCACCTCGGACGGCGGCGGCGATGAGTCGACCGCGACGCCGACCGCAACTCCGACAGCGACGCCGACTGAGACGCCCGGAAGCGGAACGACGACGGAGGACGACGGCATCCTCGCTTTCGAGGGTGGGGCGTTCTGA
- a CDS encoding SRPBCC family protein: protein MTVRVRREFVFDADPADVWAFIADPAKRAGAISVVDEYEVNGDGTATWQVRLPIPVIRSSITVETEEVQTDPPEYVKFVGKSKAFRVTGEHTVSETDDGRARLVNEFVVDGRLPGVESFFQRKFGDELDNLELALQRDLGLI from the coding sequence ATGACCGTGCGAGTACGCCGGGAGTTCGTCTTCGACGCCGACCCAGCGGACGTGTGGGCGTTCATCGCCGATCCGGCCAAGCGCGCCGGGGCGATCAGCGTCGTCGACGAGTACGAAGTGAACGGCGACGGAACCGCGACGTGGCAGGTCCGACTGCCGATTCCGGTGATCCGATCCAGCATCACCGTCGAGACCGAGGAGGTGCAGACTGACCCACCGGAGTACGTCAAGTTCGTCGGCAAGTCGAAGGCGTTCCGCGTCACCGGCGAACACACCGTCTCCGAGACCGACGACGGGCGCGCCCGTCTCGTCAACGAGTTCGTCGTCGACGGTCGCCTCCCCGGCGTCGAGTCGTTCTTCCAGCGAAAGTTCGGCGACGAACTCGACAACCTCGAACTGGCACTCCAACGCGACCTCGGCCTCATATGA
- a CDS encoding DUF7525 family protein, giving the protein MATETLESDMAVGVALIFGALAVVGAGFMFAGASQIVMAWGFALAMVAAMLAVVAVQVFDG; this is encoded by the coding sequence ATGGCAACGGAGACCCTCGAAAGCGACATGGCGGTCGGCGTCGCCCTCATATTCGGCGCGTTGGCGGTCGTCGGTGCGGGCTTTATGTTCGCAGGCGCGTCCCAAATCGTGATGGCGTGGGGATTCGCGCTGGCGATGGTCGCGGCGATGCTGGCAGTCGTCGCGGTGCAGGTGTTCGACGGCTGA
- the gfo6 gene encoding D-xylose 1-dehydrogenase Gfo6, whose amino-acid sequence MFDTVFTDLPRRDWVTDRADGATGETLRIATVGCGNYARNVSIPAMVDGEYAEPTVVVSGDPEKRASLTEEFGVTAIDYDAYEAGAATDEYDAVYVATPNRLHLPHAETAARHGKHVVCEKPLEATVDRAERLVTACADADVRLMTAYRMQTDPVMRRLREFVDAGGIGTVQRASGDFTFPVLGGDAGPDQWRLDGHLAGGGALFDVGVYPLNTARFLTSDDPVAVSASTRSPDSAFDEVDQHVDMRVAFDGWMGNFSASFSGHANTELELLGSDGRVTVRSAFQPGADREVTVETPDGTLTVEGRGADETVEEFDYFAYAVTTGATIEPDGADGLVDMRTLAAVQESAATGERVSLDE is encoded by the coding sequence GTGTTCGACACCGTCTTCACTGACCTGCCGCGCCGCGACTGGGTCACCGACCGCGCCGACGGAGCCACCGGCGAGACACTCCGAATCGCGACCGTCGGCTGTGGCAACTACGCGCGCAACGTCTCCATCCCGGCGATGGTCGACGGCGAGTACGCCGAGCCAACGGTCGTCGTCAGCGGCGACCCGGAGAAGCGAGCGTCACTGACCGAGGAGTTCGGCGTCACCGCCATCGACTACGACGCGTACGAGGCGGGCGCGGCGACCGACGAGTACGATGCCGTCTACGTCGCGACGCCGAACCGCCTCCACCTCCCGCACGCCGAGACGGCCGCACGCCACGGGAAACACGTCGTCTGTGAGAAGCCGCTGGAGGCCACCGTCGACCGCGCCGAGCGACTCGTCACCGCCTGTGCGGACGCCGACGTTCGCCTGATGACGGCGTATCGGATGCAGACCGACCCCGTGATGCGACGCCTGCGCGAGTTCGTCGACGCTGGCGGCATCGGAACGGTGCAACGAGCGTCGGGCGACTTCACCTTCCCCGTCCTCGGCGGCGACGCCGGTCCCGACCAGTGGCGACTCGACGGGCACCTCGCCGGCGGCGGTGCGCTGTTCGACGTGGGCGTGTACCCGCTCAACACCGCGCGGTTCCTCACGAGCGACGACCCGGTCGCCGTCTCAGCGTCGACACGGTCGCCCGACTCCGCGTTCGACGAGGTGGACCAACACGTCGATATGCGCGTCGCGTTCGACGGCTGGATGGGGAACTTCTCGGCGTCCTTTTCGGGGCACGCGAACACCGAACTCGAACTGCTCGGCAGCGACGGGCGCGTGACCGTCCGCTCGGCGTTCCAACCCGGTGCAGACCGCGAGGTGACTGTCGAGACGCCCGACGGCACGCTCACTGTCGAGGGCAGGGGAGCCGACGAGACGGTTGAGGAGTTCGACTACTTCGCGTATGCGGTGACGACCGGAGCGACAATCGAACCGGACGGCGCGGACGGACTGGTCGACATGCGGACGCTCGCGGCCGTTCAGGAGTCGGCGGCGACGGGTGAACGCGTCAGTCTCGACGAGTAG
- a CDS encoding sensor histidine kinase, with amino-acid sequence MVHASDILVAAVFGSALLSAATGTLAYLRTRERRDHAGTAFVALTYGAALWAGLLGLQLLAGQTPLATTLVKAKWIAATPIVTTSLLFGLYYSGRGDWVTARRTLLLSLEPAVAAAVIVLNPGGVFFAGIVERTAVDLPILVAVPGVGFVVHLTYGFCIGMAFVGLLVEAALRSSGPYRYQATTLAVGASGVLVSSLVYVLEPTWAPPFDITPLVFGLASIALLFAMYRFDLFNVAPVAHETVFANLDDAIVVVDAADRVLETNPAAREAFGIDGDGVGLAADDVLPDDDGMGDLLDGDDTAVTLADGGVSTFAASDATPKYFEATCEPLGRDGVRLLVFRDVTEQTRVERRYRSYVEHADDIIAVADPDGVLEYVSPAVEPVLGRPPEAVTGEVFTDLVHPDDRREVAQPFAQILDAPGESVRMTFRVEHGDGGWRTLEGVGVNRFHDPHIGGYLLTLRDETRRDRYEQRLRVLTRVLRHDLRNELNVVLGYADTIATMDESRAGQYAERIHRSAERLSSLGERVRGVDRTLQNADHGGRPVDVAAVVEEVARRARDRYPEASVTVDAAAVTAYADELLVTAVWNVVENAIRHHDGDAPTVSVTVECDSETVEIRVADDGPGIPDEDRSAVESGHETQLQHASGIGLWLVRWILDGVDGELTFVDAPVSADAPHIEGAPGAVVVLCLRAVTGDAEATSGLDQVDPWGTAATAPERTDGGPGEWRPQSHSGMDASVDDERDGDD; translated from the coding sequence ATGGTGCACGCCTCAGACATCCTCGTCGCCGCCGTCTTCGGGTCGGCGCTGTTGTCGGCGGCGACGGGGACGCTCGCGTACCTGCGGACTCGCGAGCGGCGCGACCACGCCGGAACGGCGTTCGTCGCACTCACCTACGGCGCGGCGCTGTGGGCGGGGCTGTTGGGTCTCCAACTGCTCGCCGGACAGACGCCGCTGGCGACCACACTCGTCAAGGCGAAGTGGATCGCGGCCACGCCCATCGTCACCACCTCGCTCCTGTTCGGCCTCTACTACAGTGGTCGCGGCGACTGGGTGACCGCGCGCCGGACGCTCCTCCTCAGCCTCGAACCCGCGGTTGCGGCCGCCGTCATCGTGTTGAATCCGGGTGGCGTGTTCTTCGCCGGCATCGTCGAACGGACGGCGGTCGACCTCCCCATTCTCGTCGCAGTTCCGGGCGTCGGCTTCGTGGTGCATCTCACGTACGGCTTCTGTATCGGAATGGCGTTCGTCGGGTTGCTCGTCGAGGCGGCCCTGCGGTCGTCTGGCCCGTATCGCTATCAAGCGACGACGCTGGCAGTGGGCGCGTCGGGCGTCCTCGTCTCCTCGCTGGTGTACGTCCTCGAACCCACGTGGGCACCGCCGTTCGACATAACGCCGCTGGTGTTCGGTCTCGCGAGCATCGCGTTGCTGTTCGCGATGTATCGGTTCGACCTGTTCAACGTCGCCCCCGTCGCACACGAGACGGTGTTCGCGAACCTCGACGACGCCATCGTCGTCGTCGACGCTGCCGACCGCGTGCTGGAGACGAATCCCGCCGCCCGCGAGGCGTTCGGCATCGACGGCGACGGCGTCGGTCTCGCGGCCGACGACGTTCTCCCGGACGACGACGGGATGGGCGACCTCCTCGACGGCGACGACACGGCGGTCACGTTAGCGGACGGCGGCGTGTCGACGTTCGCTGCCAGCGACGCGACGCCGAAGTACTTCGAGGCGACGTGCGAACCGCTCGGTCGAGACGGGGTCCGTCTGCTCGTGTTCCGCGACGTGACCGAGCAGACGCGCGTCGAACGACGCTATCGCTCCTACGTCGAACACGCCGACGACATCATCGCCGTCGCCGACCCCGACGGCGTGTTGGAGTACGTCAGCCCGGCCGTCGAACCCGTCCTCGGTCGCCCGCCCGAGGCGGTGACCGGCGAGGTGTTCACCGACCTCGTCCACCCGGACGACCGGCGCGAGGTCGCCCAGCCGTTCGCACAGATCCTCGACGCCCCCGGAGAGAGCGTCCGGATGACGTTTCGCGTCGAACACGGCGACGGTGGTTGGCGGACCTTGGAGGGCGTCGGCGTCAACCGCTTTCACGACCCGCACATCGGCGGCTACCTGCTGACCTTGCGCGACGAGACGCGACGCGACCGCTACGAACAGCGGCTACGCGTGTTGACGCGCGTGCTTCGGCACGACCTCCGCAACGAGTTGAACGTCGTCCTCGGCTACGCCGACACCATCGCCACGATGGACGAGAGCCGTGCCGGGCAGTACGCCGAACGCATCCATCGCTCGGCCGAACGCCTCTCCTCGCTGGGCGAACGGGTTCGCGGCGTCGACCGAACGCTCCAGAACGCCGACCACGGTGGACGACCGGTCGACGTCGCCGCGGTCGTCGAGGAGGTGGCCCGTCGCGCCCGCGACCGCTATCCCGAGGCGTCCGTGACCGTCGACGCGGCGGCGGTGACGGCGTACGCCGACGAACTCCTCGTGACCGCCGTGTGGAACGTCGTCGAGAACGCGATCCGCCACCACGACGGCGACGCGCCGACCGTCTCGGTGACGGTCGAGTGCGACTCCGAGACGGTCGAGATACGCGTCGCAGACGACGGACCGGGCATCCCCGACGAGGACCGTTCGGCCGTCGAGTCCGGCCACGAGACGCAGTTACAGCACGCTAGCGGCATCGGCCTGTGGCTCGTGCGGTGGATCCTCGACGGCGTCGACGGCGAACTCACGTTCGTCGACGCGCCGGTGTCGGCCGACGCGCCGCACATCGAGGGCGCTCCCGGCGCAGTCGTCGTCCTCTGTCTGCGCGCGGTGACGGGCGACGCCGAGGCGACGTCCGGACTCGACCAAGTCGACCCGTGGGGGACGGCGGCGACCGCACCCGAACGGACCGACGGTGGGCCCGGCGAGTGGCGGCCCCAGTCACACTCGGGGATGGACGCGAGCGTGGACGACGAACGAGACGGAGACGACTGA